A single genomic interval of Bacteroidales bacterium harbors:
- a CDS encoding tail fiber domain-containing protein has product MKKGIFTLIFGLFTVAILWAQVPQKFNYQGLARNSSGAPLVSKTINLRLSILDGSASGPVVFMETQLVTTNQFGLFSTAVGSGTVIIGGISSIAWSSGDKYLRVEMDPDGGTAWNNIGTTQLLSVPYAMYAMTPAGPQGPVGPTGPAGPQGPAGPAGPTGATGPQGPPGAGSLSGTVNKIVKFTNATVGGDSQISDDGTYVNVGFSTAPTIGAYKLASNGNISIVNGQLGLYNSSNQYQGYLYSPSNGSIQLGLPAASTGTLSFHNGTSQAMTLFNSGKIVVGSATPNASKLEIQGSSTYGSSLGLKNTGGGNEWSFTSQDNGDMKIVKVNGTTFTPVTLTGSGALGIGTTAPNNGLLHLNAPSDIDYEGLHFTHPGSGTLGSDGFLVGPYTVNSNDLVLWNFEAAGIFLGTSSQTRLFIDQYGKTGIGSTSPDGHLTVQNVGSGLAYPTAHFKNTSGTGISLFAENYGTDATAVFTNAAGVTNPAIMAKFFDGGAGDLVRIDNSNLDQGRVIVYGASSGTSGGGFIFGSDSYGLALGDIPNGGTTINTIANADMDASNNKMFTPWFNGTISLGSASYKWSAVWAVNGTIQTSDERDKDNIQPINFGIEQVMKLNPVSFRWKNDQIRMGTGTNLGFLAQELEKVIPDAVVHATIPDEEIAAAAREGRGEILIRIFMV; this is encoded by the coding sequence ATGAAAAAAGGAATATTTACTCTGATATTTGGGTTATTCACTGTCGCCATTCTTTGGGCACAGGTGCCACAAAAATTCAATTACCAAGGTTTGGCGCGCAATTCAAGTGGTGCCCCCCTTGTAAGTAAAACTATAAATCTTCGACTGAGTATCCTTGATGGATCAGCATCGGGTCCCGTTGTATTTATGGAAACACAGTTGGTGACTACCAATCAATTTGGTCTTTTTAGCACCGCGGTTGGATCGGGTACCGTGATTATTGGCGGTATTTCATCTATAGCCTGGAGTTCAGGCGATAAATACCTCCGTGTTGAAATGGATCCTGATGGTGGGACTGCCTGGAATAATATCGGGACTACCCAATTATTGAGTGTCCCTTATGCCATGTATGCAATGACACCCGCCGGTCCCCAGGGTCCTGTAGGTCCGACTGGCCCGGCAGGTCCACAAGGTCCGGCAGGTCCGGCAGGTCCAACCGGAGCAACTGGTCCTCAGGGCCCTCCGGGAGCAGGAAGCTTGAGTGGTACAGTCAATAAGATTGTAAAATTCACTAATGCAACTGTTGGTGGGGATTCGCAGATCAGTGATGATGGTACTTATGTTAATGTCGGTTTTTCGACTGCACCTACTATCGGCGCCTATAAGCTGGCATCCAATGGAAATATAAGTATTGTCAATGGGCAGCTGGGTTTGTACAATTCGTCAAATCAATACCAGGGATATCTTTACAGCCCTTCCAATGGTTCCATCCAATTAGGTTTGCCTGCTGCTTCCACCGGCACATTATCATTTCACAACGGTACGAGCCAGGCAATGACTTTATTCAATTCCGGAAAAATTGTAGTAGGCTCTGCCACTCCGAATGCCTCTAAACTGGAAATTCAAGGATCTTCCACCTATGGTAGTTCCCTTGGGTTGAAAAATACAGGTGGTGGAAATGAATGGAGTTTCACGTCCCAGGATAATGGCGACATGAAAATCGTTAAAGTGAATGGCACTACTTTTACACCTGTAACACTCACAGGATCGGGGGCCCTGGGAATCGGAACTACAGCACCTAATAATGGGCTTTTGCATCTCAATGCTCCTTCTGATATTGATTATGAAGGACTCCATTTTACACATCCTGGCTCTGGAACACTTGGGTCAGACGGTTTTCTTGTGGGACCATATACAGTTAATTCCAATGATTTGGTTTTATGGAATTTTGAAGCTGCAGGGATTTTCCTCGGTACATCTTCACAAACCAGGTTATTTATTGACCAATATGGAAAAACCGGAATAGGGAGTACCAGCCCTGATGGACACCTGACAGTTCAAAACGTTGGTTCAGGCCTTGCTTATCCAACCGCACATTTTAAGAATACCAGTGGTACAGGTATTTCCTTGTTTGCAGAGAATTATGGTACAGATGCAACTGCTGTATTTACTAATGCTGCCGGTGTGACAAATCCGGCCATAATGGCTAAATTCTTCGATGGAGGAGCCGGTGACCTTGTAAGAATAGATAATTCGAACCTTGATCAAGGCAGGGTTATCGTTTATGGTGCTAGTTCAGGCACATCTGGTGGTGGTTTCATTTTTGGCAGTGATTCTTATGGTCTTGCTCTTGGAGACATTCCGAACGGGGGAACCACAATTAATACAATTGCTAATGCTGATATGGATGCCTCCAACAATAAGATGTTCACTCCCTGGTTCAATGGGACAATATCATTAGGTAGTGCAAGTTATAAATGGTCAGCAGTTTGGGCTGTGAATGGCACAATCCAAACATCTGATGAAAGAGATAAGGATAATATTCAGCCTATTAACTTTGGGATTGAGCAGGTTATGAAGTTAAACCCGGTAAGTTTCAGATGGAAAAATGATCAGATTCGCATGGGGACAGGCACAAATCTTGGTTTTTTAGCTCAGGAACTCGAAAAAGTGATCCCTGATGCAGTTGTACATGCCACAATACCGGATGAAGAGATAGCCGCGGCAGCCAGGGAAGGAAGAGGGGAAATCTTGATAAGGATATTTATGGTGTGA
- a CDS encoding FAD-dependent oxidoreductase, which translates to MAKIVVLGAGISGHTAAAFLKKKLGRNHEVVVVSPSAYYQWIPSNIWVGVGKMSIDQVRFKLKPVYDRWKIDFKQARATQLFPEGGNGFSKPYVEIEYTNEDQRGTKEVVEYDYLVNATGPKLNFEATEGLGPGKNSYSVCSCDHAVVTWEALKSCFSRMEKGEKLKFLIGTGHPGATCQGAAFEYALNVAHQIKVRGLQDKAEITWISNEYELGDFGMGGAFIKRGGYITPTKVFSESIFAEYGIRWIKRAGVNKVEPGMAYYETLEGEQKSQAFDFAMLIPAFAGAGLKAFNKNGEEITSLVFAPSGFMKVDADYSGKAFEDWSVDDWPSTYQNPAFSNLFATGIAFAPPHQISKPMKSPNGTLITPAPPRTGMPSGVIGKIVALNIVELIKDGRTDFRHKASMGRMGAACVVSAGYGMISGNAATMTVYPIVPDWQKYPTWGRDLKYTVGEAGLAGHWIKIFLHYMFIHKAKGYPFWWLLPE; encoded by the coding sequence ATGGCAAAAATTGTAGTACTGGGTGCAGGTATCTCAGGTCATACTGCGGCTGCATTCTTAAAAAAGAAACTGGGTCGCAACCATGAGGTAGTGGTTGTGAGTCCATCTGCCTATTATCAATGGATTCCATCAAATATTTGGGTAGGTGTCGGAAAAATGTCAATCGACCAGGTTCGTTTTAAATTGAAACCGGTTTATGATCGTTGGAAAATTGATTTCAAACAAGCCCGGGCAACACAGTTATTCCCTGAAGGGGGTAATGGTTTTAGCAAGCCCTATGTTGAGATCGAGTATACCAATGAAGATCAGAGAGGGACAAAGGAAGTTGTTGAATATGACTATCTTGTAAATGCAACGGGTCCAAAACTGAATTTTGAAGCTACGGAAGGCCTGGGGCCTGGAAAGAACAGCTATTCCGTTTGTTCATGTGATCATGCAGTTGTTACCTGGGAAGCACTGAAGTCTTGTTTTTCCCGAATGGAAAAAGGAGAAAAGCTTAAGTTTCTGATTGGAACAGGGCATCCTGGGGCCACATGCCAGGGAGCTGCATTTGAATATGCGTTAAATGTAGCTCACCAGATTAAAGTCAGGGGTTTACAAGATAAGGCAGAGATCACATGGATTTCGAATGAATATGAACTGGGTGATTTTGGAATGGGAGGAGCCTTCATTAAGAGGGGCGGATATATTACACCTACCAAGGTTTTTAGCGAATCTATCTTTGCTGAATATGGAATTCGATGGATTAAACGAGCTGGTGTAAATAAGGTTGAGCCGGGTATGGCTTATTATGAGACTTTAGAAGGCGAACAGAAATCACAGGCTTTCGATTTTGCCATGCTTATTCCTGCGTTTGCAGGAGCCGGATTAAAAGCTTTCAACAAGAATGGTGAAGAGATTACTTCACTGGTTTTTGCTCCCAGCGGTTTTATGAAAGTGGATGCTGATTACTCAGGTAAGGCATTTGAGGATTGGTCAGTAGATGATTGGCCATCTACCTATCAGAACCCGGCTTTTTCTAATCTTTTTGCAACCGGTATAGCATTTGCACCTCCTCATCAGATATCCAAACCTATGAAGAGTCCGAATGGTACATTAATTACCCCGGCTCCGCCCCGCACCGGCATGCCTTCAGGGGTCATTGGGAAAATTGTTGCGCTGAATATAGTGGAATTGATAAAGGATGGCAGAACAGACTTCAGACATAAGGCTTCTATGGGACGAATGGGAGCTGCATGTGTTGTTTCAGCAGGATATGGGATGATTTCCGGTAATGCTGCAACTATGACTGTTTACCCTATCGTTCCTGACTGGCAAAAATACCCAACCTGGGGAAGAGATTTGAAATATACGGTTGGAGAAGCCGGCCTGGCAGGCCATTGGATTAAAATTTTCCTTCACTATATGTTCATCCACAAGGCAAAAGGATATCCTTTTTG